From Microcebus murinus isolate Inina chromosome 13, M.murinus_Inina_mat1.0, whole genome shotgun sequence, the proteins below share one genomic window:
- the EBPL gene encoding emopamil-binding protein-like isoform X3 — MALLKIKHWLVKIKSCKEGPFVYLSLVGNIANSDGLIASLWKEYGKADARWLNFDPTIVSVEILTAVLDGFLALFLIYAIVKEKPYRHFLQITLCVCELYGDWMTFCPEWLVGSPNLNTNNWLYCWVYLVFFNGVWVLIPALLLWQSWVELKKIHQKGTSSGKKFQ; from the exons ATGgctctgctaaaaataaaacattggctGGTGAAAATAAAGTCTTGCAAA gAAGGCCCTTTCGTCTACTTGTCTTTGGTAGGAAACATTGCAAATTCTGATGGCTTGATTGCTTCTTTAT GGAAAGAATATGGCAAAGCCGATGCAAGGTGGCTTAATTTTGATCCAACCATTGTGTCTGTGGAAATTCTGACCGCCGTCCTTGATGGATTTCTGGCATTGTTCCTCATTTATGCCATAGTCAAAGAGAAACCTTATCG GCATTTCCTGCAGATCACCCTGTGCGTGTGCGAGCTGTATGGCGACTGGATGACCTTCTGCCCAGAGTGGCTTGTTGGGAGCCCCAACCTCAACACCAACAACTGGCTCTACTGCTGGGTCTACCTGGTATTTTTCAACGGAGTGTGGGTTCTGATCCCAGCACTGTTGCTGTGGCAGTCGTGGGTGGAACTCAAGAAAATACATCAGAAAGGAACCAGTTCAGGGAAAAAGTTTCAGTga
- the EBPL gene encoding emopamil-binding protein-like isoform X1 gives MQHVCGVHSDVSTCPTKFHPWWALGVRIRLLAHLCGWPRCFPDSAALPRRAGRPRSSGRRRGGPLAACRPAVTGFLRSWPAHQRPPRAQAPCDGLCGNSRARGATGARVPQQVAGNRFGVRLPLDTVLQLHLEEGPFVYLSLVGNIANSDGLIASLWKEYGKADARWLNFDPTIVSVEILTAVLDGFLALFLIYAIVKEKPYRHFLQITLCVCELYGDWMTFCPEWLVGSPNLNTNNWLYCWVYLVFFNGVWVLIPALLLWQSWVELKKIHQKGTSSGKKFQ, from the exons ATGCAGCATGTCTGTGGAGTTCACTCTGATGTCTCCACATGTCCAACAAAATTCCATCCCTGGTGGGCACTGGGCGTGCGGATCAGGCTGCTGGCCCACTTGTGTGGGTGGCCACGGTGCTTCCCCGATTCTGCTGCGCTGCCTCGGCGGGCCGGTAGGCCTCGCTCCTCCGGAAGGCGGCGGGGCGGGCCGCTGGCAGCTTGCCGGCCAGCCGTGACTGGTTTCCTCCGGTCCTGGCCTGCCCATCAGAGGCCCCCGCGGGCACAGGCGCCGTGTGACGGGCTCTGCGGTAACTCTCGCGCCCGCGGGGCGACCGGCGCCCGGGTTCCTCAGCAAGTGGCGGGCAACCGTTTCGGGGTTCGGCTCCCGTTGGACACTGTTCTTCAGCTCCACCTCGAG gAAGGCCCTTTCGTCTACTTGTCTTTGGTAGGAAACATTGCAAATTCTGATGGCTTGATTGCTTCTTTAT GGAAAGAATATGGCAAAGCCGATGCAAGGTGGCTTAATTTTGATCCAACCATTGTGTCTGTGGAAATTCTGACCGCCGTCCTTGATGGATTTCTGGCATTGTTCCTCATTTATGCCATAGTCAAAGAGAAACCTTATCG GCATTTCCTGCAGATCACCCTGTGCGTGTGCGAGCTGTATGGCGACTGGATGACCTTCTGCCCAGAGTGGCTTGTTGGGAGCCCCAACCTCAACACCAACAACTGGCTCTACTGCTGGGTCTACCTGGTATTTTTCAACGGAGTGTGGGTTCTGATCCCAGCACTGTTGCTGTGGCAGTCGTGGGTGGAACTCAAGAAAATACATCAGAAAGGAACCAGTTCAGGGAAAAAGTTTCAGTga